One part of the Ralstonia pickettii genome encodes these proteins:
- a CDS encoding oxidative damage protection protein, with protein MARMVHCVKLNKEAEGLDFPPLPGELGKKLWQSVSKEAWAGWLKHQTMLINENRLNMADSRARQYLLKQTEKYFFGDGADEAAGYVPPPSA; from the coding sequence ATGGCCCGCATGGTCCACTGCGTCAAGCTCAACAAGGAAGCCGAAGGCCTCGACTTCCCGCCCCTGCCCGGCGAACTGGGTAAGAAACTCTGGCAAAGCGTCTCGAAAGAAGCCTGGGCCGGCTGGCTCAAGCATCAGACCATGCTGATCAACGAAAACCGCCTGAACATGGCCGATTCGCGCGCACGCCAGTACTTGCTCAAACAGACCGAGAAGTACTTCTTTGGCGATGGTGCAGATGAAGCCGCCGGCTACGTGCCGCCGCCCTCGGCCTGA
- the tal gene encoding transaldolase: MTQLDQLKQFTTVVADTGDFQAMRAYAPHDATTNPSLILKAVQKAEYRPLLEQAVRDARSDSVEDIIDAVLVAFGCEILSIIPGRVSTEVDARLSFDTEATVAKAKHLIALYEARGVARERVLIKIASTWEGIRAADQLRAEGIRCNMTLLFSLAQAVACAEAGVQLISPFVGRIYDWYKKDAGANWDPVAQGGPNDPGVQSVLRIYNYYKKFDYPTEVMGASFRNISQIVELAGCDLLTISPDLLAQLQQSDAPVERKLSPDNANAANIVRLPADEKSFRWHMNADAMATEKLAEGIRLFAADAIKLEALIEPLRAAA, from the coding sequence ATGACTCAGCTCGATCAACTCAAGCAGTTCACCACCGTCGTCGCCGACACGGGCGACTTCCAGGCAATGCGTGCCTACGCGCCGCACGATGCAACGACCAATCCGTCGCTGATCCTCAAGGCCGTGCAGAAAGCCGAATACCGCCCGCTGCTGGAACAAGCCGTGCGTGACGCCCGTAGCGACAGCGTCGAGGACATCATCGATGCCGTCCTCGTGGCGTTCGGCTGCGAAATCCTGTCGATCATCCCGGGCCGCGTGTCGACCGAGGTTGATGCGCGCCTGTCGTTCGACACCGAGGCGACAGTGGCCAAGGCCAAGCATTTGATTGCGCTGTACGAAGCGCGAGGCGTGGCGCGCGAGCGCGTGCTGATCAAGATTGCGTCGACGTGGGAAGGCATCCGCGCGGCGGATCAGCTCCGTGCCGAAGGCATCCGCTGCAACATGACGCTGCTGTTCTCGCTGGCCCAAGCGGTGGCGTGCGCGGAAGCGGGCGTGCAGCTCATCTCGCCCTTCGTCGGCCGCATCTACGACTGGTACAAAAAGGATGCCGGCGCCAACTGGGACCCGGTCGCGCAAGGCGGCCCGAACGACCCCGGCGTGCAGTCCGTCCTGCGCATCTACAACTACTACAAGAAGTTCGACTACCCGACCGAAGTGATGGGCGCGAGCTTCCGCAATATCTCGCAGATCGTCGAACTGGCCGGCTGCGACCTCCTGACCATCAGCCCGGATCTGCTCGCCCAACTGCAGCAGTCCGACGCGCCGGTCGAGCGCAAGCTGTCTCCGGACAACGCCAACGCGGCCAATATCGTGCGCCTGCCGGCTGACGAGAAATCGTTCCGCTGGCACATGAACGCGGACGCCATGGCCACCGAAAAGCTGGCCGAAGGCATCCGCCTGTTTGCAGCGGACGCGATCAAGTTGGAAGCGTTGATTGAGCCGCTGCGCGCAGCGGCGTAA
- a CDS encoding DUF2065 domain-containing protein translates to MEESLPNVLLAACALVLVFEGILPFVAPHAWRRAFQTLTELPDEKLRVIGLVSMAIGLILLRLLRR, encoded by the coding sequence ATGGAAGAGTCACTCCCCAACGTTCTGCTAGCAGCGTGCGCGCTGGTGCTCGTATTCGAGGGCATCTTGCCGTTCGTGGCGCCGCACGCCTGGCGACGCGCGTTCCAGACGCTGACCGAGCTGCCCGATGAAAAGCTTCGTGTGATCGGCCTGGTGTCGATGGCGATCGGACTGATCCTCCTGCGGTTGCTGCGTCGCTAG
- a CDS encoding SIR2 family NAD-dependent protein deacylase, which yields MGIEPTAVSDAAALAQARAWVEAAQHVMVLTGAGVSAESGVPTFRDALTGLWARFNPEDMATEAAYRKHPRMVWDWYQERRERVLQVQPNPAHLAIAALAKRKTVTLVTQNVDGLHQRAGSEGVIELHGNLFANKWLGGCGKCDIATAEPGRPPRCATCGAMLRPGVVWFGEQLPLVANYRAEEAANTCDVCLVVGTSGMVYPAAGLPGLAKDHGAKVIVVNPEPSALDATADLVIHQPAGVCLPAMLG from the coding sequence ATGGGCATCGAACCCACAGCCGTATCCGATGCGGCTGCATTGGCGCAGGCCCGCGCCTGGGTCGAGGCCGCACAGCACGTCATGGTGCTCACGGGCGCTGGTGTCTCGGCCGAATCCGGTGTTCCTACGTTTCGTGATGCCCTGACCGGCTTGTGGGCGCGCTTCAACCCGGAAGACATGGCGACCGAGGCAGCGTATCGCAAGCATCCGCGCATGGTGTGGGACTGGTATCAGGAGCGCCGCGAGCGTGTGCTGCAGGTGCAGCCGAATCCGGCCCATCTTGCGATTGCCGCGCTCGCCAAGCGCAAGACGGTGACGCTCGTCACGCAGAACGTCGATGGCTTGCACCAGCGCGCCGGCAGCGAAGGGGTGATCGAGCTGCACGGCAACCTGTTTGCCAACAAGTGGTTGGGTGGCTGCGGCAAATGCGATATCGCCACCGCCGAGCCGGGACGCCCACCGCGTTGTGCGACATGTGGCGCGATGCTGCGCCCGGGCGTGGTGTGGTTTGGCGAGCAACTGCCGCTGGTCGCGAACTACCGTGCTGAAGAGGCAGCCAACACGTGTGACGTATGCCTCGTTGTTGGCACGTCGGGCATGGTGTATCCGGCGGCCGGGCTGCCGGGGTTGGCAAAGGACCACGGCGCCAAGGTGATCGTCGTGAATCCAGAGCCGAGCGCCCTGGATGCAACGGCGGACCTCGTGATCCACCAGCCGGCGGGCGTGTGCCTGCCCGCCATGCTGGGATAA
- a CDS encoding adenylosuccinate synthase encodes MSAPAVSQGRNVVVIGTQWGDEGKGKIVDWLTDHAQGVVRFQGGHNAGHTLIIGGKKTILRLIPSGIMRDGVACYIGNGVVLSPEALFKEIDELETAGVQVQNRLRISEATNLILPYHVAIDKAREAKRGAAKIGTTGRGIGPAYEDKVARRALRVQDLFDPAYFAERLRENLDFHNFVLTQYLNHPALDFQQTLDEMLSYADRLAPMVTDVSAELFAANAAGKNLMFEGAQGTLLDIDHGTYPFVTSSNCVAGNAAAGAGVGPGQLHYILGITKAYCTRVGSGPFPSELYDADNPARQDPIGVRLANVGKEFGSVTGRPRRTGWLDAAALRRAIQINGVSGLCMTKLDVLDGLETLKLCVGYTLDGKQIDILPRGSDAVARCQPIYEEFPGWNTSTFGLKEWDALPETAQAYLKRVEEVAGIPIAMISTGPDRDETILLRHPYKD; translated from the coding sequence ATGTCCGCACCAGCAGTGAGCCAAGGACGCAATGTCGTCGTCATCGGCACCCAGTGGGGTGACGAAGGTAAAGGGAAAATCGTCGATTGGCTGACCGATCATGCACAAGGCGTGGTTCGTTTCCAGGGCGGACATAACGCAGGCCATACCCTCATCATCGGCGGTAAGAAGACGATTCTGCGTCTGATCCCGTCGGGCATCATGCGCGACGGCGTCGCGTGCTATATCGGAAACGGTGTCGTGCTGTCGCCTGAGGCCCTGTTCAAGGAAATCGACGAGTTGGAAACGGCCGGCGTGCAAGTGCAGAACCGCCTGCGCATTTCGGAAGCGACCAACCTGATCCTGCCGTACCACGTGGCCATCGACAAGGCGCGCGAAGCCAAGCGCGGCGCCGCCAAGATCGGTACCACAGGCCGTGGTATTGGCCCGGCATATGAAGACAAGGTAGCCCGCCGCGCGCTGCGCGTACAGGATCTGTTCGACCCGGCTTACTTTGCCGAGCGTCTGCGCGAAAACCTGGATTTCCACAATTTCGTCCTGACGCAGTACCTGAATCACCCGGCGCTGGATTTCCAGCAGACGCTCGACGAAATGCTGTCGTATGCAGACCGCCTCGCCCCGATGGTGACGGACGTGTCGGCCGAGCTGTTTGCCGCCAACGCTGCCGGCAAGAACCTGATGTTCGAAGGCGCGCAAGGCACGCTGCTCGATATCGACCATGGTACCTACCCGTTCGTGACGTCGAGCAACTGCGTGGCGGGCAATGCCGCTGCGGGCGCTGGCGTCGGCCCGGGCCAACTGCATTACATCCTTGGCATTACCAAGGCGTATTGCACGCGCGTGGGTTCGGGGCCGTTCCCAAGCGAGCTGTATGACGCGGACAATCCCGCGCGCCAGGATCCGATCGGCGTGCGTCTGGCCAATGTCGGCAAGGAATTCGGCTCGGTCACGGGCCGCCCGCGCCGCACGGGCTGGCTGGATGCCGCCGCGCTGCGTCGCGCGATCCAGATCAACGGCGTGTCGGGCCTGTGCATGACCAAGCTCGATGTGCTGGATGGCCTGGAAACGCTCAAGCTGTGCGTGGGCTACACGCTCGACGGCAAGCAAATCGACATCCTGCCGCGTGGCTCCGATGCTGTGGCGCGTTGCCAGCCGATCTACGAAGAATTTCCGGGCTGGAACACGTCGACCTTCGGCCTGAAGGAATGGGATGCGCTGCCCGAAACCGCGCAGGCTTACCTGAAGCGCGTCGAAGAAGTGGCGGGTATTCCGATCGCCATGATCTCGACCGGCCCCGACCGCGACGAGACCATCCTGCTGCGTCATCCCTACAAGGACTGA
- a CDS encoding phosphoribosyltransferase, translated as MNQPINDDSHLWVSWDDYHGLIERLALIVHESGWKFDKILCLARGGLRVGDQLSRIYDLPLAILATSSYREAAGTQQGDLDIAQYITMTRGELSGRVLLVDDLVDSGVTLERVGRHLKERYPAVTDVRTAVLWHKACSKIKPDYAVQYLATNPWIHQPFEEYDTLRPHNLAAWIKRGKARSAGNGEASAA; from the coding sequence ATGAACCAGCCGATCAACGACGACTCGCATCTATGGGTGTCCTGGGATGACTACCACGGCCTGATCGAGCGCCTGGCGCTTATCGTGCATGAGTCTGGCTGGAAGTTCGACAAGATTCTGTGCCTGGCGCGGGGCGGGTTGCGCGTTGGCGATCAGCTGTCGCGCATCTACGACCTGCCGTTGGCTATTCTGGCGACCAGCAGCTATCGCGAAGCTGCTGGCACGCAGCAGGGCGATCTCGACATCGCCCAATACATCACGATGACGCGTGGCGAGCTGTCGGGCCGTGTGTTGCTTGTGGACGATCTGGTGGATTCGGGTGTCACGCTGGAGCGTGTGGGGCGTCACCTGAAGGAGCGCTATCCGGCCGTGACCGACGTGCGTACCGCTGTGCTGTGGCACAAGGCATGCTCGAAAATCAAACCGGATTACGCTGTCCAGTATCTCGCAACCAATCCGTGGATCCATCAACCGTTCGAAGAGTACGACACGCTGCGCCCCCACAACCTGGCCGCGTGGATCAAGCGCGGGAAGGCGCGTTCGGCCGGCAACGGCGAAGCGTCGGCGGCCTGA
- the rnr gene encoding ribonuclease R, whose protein sequence is MNQPTYPIPSREEILGVLRTSGSPLSATDIAKALSVTRKEHDGFIKRLTAMERDGQIELNRKGHYELAHQPNFIEGRVIGHRDGFGFFVRDDGEPDIFLPEREMQKAMHGDRALVRTVGYDRRGRSEGQIVEILQRANKRVIGRLLSESGTLVVAPEDKRLGRDILIAPKGQGKAKVGQVVSVEILEYPDRYVQPIGRVVEVLGEIDDPGMEIEIAVRKYGVPHEFSEPTQREAEALPDVVRDADLAGRIDLRDVPLVTIDGEDARDFDDAVYAEPVKIGRTKGWRLIVAIADVSHYVRPGHPLDADAIDRATSVYFPRRVIPMLPEKLSNGLCSLNPEVDRLCMVCDAVITAKGEIKAYQFYPAVMHSKARLTYNEVWAILSNVKGPEAAKRAPLVPHLQDLYELYQTLLKARRERGAIDFDTTETYIVCNAQGKIEQILPRTRNDAHRLIEECMLTANVCAAEMLEKYKHPALYRVHAGPTEEKLQALRAFLKTSGLTLGGGDKPQAADYAELMEKVAARPDAPMLQTMLLRSMQQAVYSPDNIGHFGLAYPAYAHFTSPIRRYPDLLVHRSIKAILHRTRYVPALAPGVQLNSALSPKARRLQAEAEKGVPAAVVNKAKVEAIWHELGVHCSANERRADEASRDVEAWLKCYFMRDKLGNEFSGTVSAVTSFGIFVQLDELYVEGLVHVTELGSDYFQYDEARNELRGERTGIRYRLTDRVRVQLLRVDLDARKMDFRLIQEPSTKALRPAKVTGAPEASVARQPAGATPAPPVGRKKPRQLAALLGGTAKPEESFDETLDRVIEEQPVFEPGSRALPPGHAHAKPARKKQTARGTKPKGGAKTAAPRKVAGKAPRKTKGR, encoded by the coding sequence TTGAATCAACCGACTTATCCGATCCCGAGCCGCGAGGAAATCCTCGGTGTGCTGCGCACGTCGGGGTCTCCGCTGTCTGCCACCGATATTGCCAAGGCGCTGTCGGTCACGCGCAAGGAGCATGACGGCTTTATCAAGCGTCTGACCGCCATGGAGCGGGATGGTCAGATCGAACTCAACCGCAAGGGGCATTACGAACTGGCGCACCAGCCCAATTTCATCGAAGGCCGCGTCATTGGCCATCGCGATGGCTTCGGCTTTTTTGTACGCGATGACGGCGAGCCCGATATCTTCCTGCCCGAACGGGAGATGCAGAAGGCCATGCACGGCGACCGCGCCCTGGTGCGCACCGTCGGCTATGATCGCCGGGGGCGTTCGGAAGGGCAGATCGTCGAGATCCTGCAGCGGGCCAACAAGCGCGTCATCGGGAGGTTGCTGTCGGAAAGCGGCACGCTCGTCGTGGCACCGGAAGACAAGCGCCTGGGCCGCGACATCCTGATCGCGCCGAAGGGGCAGGGCAAGGCCAAGGTTGGCCAAGTGGTGAGCGTTGAGATCCTGGAATATCCGGACCGCTACGTGCAACCGATTGGCCGCGTGGTGGAGGTGCTGGGTGAGATTGACGACCCCGGCATGGAGATCGAAATCGCCGTGCGCAAGTACGGCGTGCCGCACGAGTTTTCCGAGCCGACACAGCGAGAAGCTGAGGCGCTGCCCGACGTCGTTCGCGATGCCGATTTGGCGGGGCGCATCGACTTGCGCGACGTACCGTTGGTCACCATCGACGGCGAAGACGCGCGCGACTTCGATGACGCCGTCTACGCCGAGCCCGTCAAGATCGGCCGCACCAAGGGCTGGCGCCTGATCGTGGCAATTGCCGACGTGTCGCATTACGTGCGGCCTGGGCATCCGCTGGATGCCGACGCCATTGATCGCGCGACCTCGGTCTACTTCCCGCGCCGGGTGATCCCGATGCTGCCCGAGAAGCTTTCCAACGGTTTGTGCTCGTTGAACCCCGAAGTGGACCGCCTGTGCATGGTCTGCGATGCGGTGATCACGGCCAAGGGCGAGATCAAGGCCTATCAGTTTTACCCGGCGGTGATGCACTCGAAGGCACGTCTGACCTACAACGAGGTCTGGGCGATCCTGTCCAATGTGAAGGGCCCGGAAGCGGCCAAGCGCGCGCCGCTGGTGCCGCATCTGCAGGACCTGTACGAGCTGTATCAGACGCTGCTCAAGGCGCGCCGCGAGCGTGGCGCGATCGACTTCGACACCACCGAGACGTATATCGTCTGCAACGCCCAGGGCAAGATCGAGCAGATCCTGCCGCGCACCCGCAACGATGCACACAGGCTGATCGAAGAGTGCATGCTGACGGCCAATGTCTGCGCGGCCGAGATGCTGGAGAAGTACAAGCACCCGGCGCTGTACCGCGTCCATGCAGGTCCGACTGAGGAAAAGCTGCAGGCGCTGCGCGCCTTCCTGAAAACCAGCGGCTTGACGCTGGGCGGTGGCGACAAGCCGCAGGCCGCCGATTACGCCGAACTGATGGAAAAGGTGGCCGCCCGTCCTGATGCACCGATGCTGCAGACCATGTTGCTGCGCTCGATGCAGCAGGCGGTCTACAGCCCGGACAACATCGGTCACTTTGGCCTGGCGTATCCGGCGTATGCGCACTTCACGAGCCCGATCCGCCGCTATCCGGACCTGCTGGTGCATCGCTCCATCAAGGCGATCCTGCATCGCACGCGTTATGTGCCGGCGCTGGCACCGGGCGTGCAGTTGAACAGCGCGCTATCGCCCAAGGCGCGTCGTCTGCAGGCTGAAGCCGAGAAAGGCGTGCCGGCAGCGGTTGTCAACAAGGCGAAGGTCGAAGCGATCTGGCATGAGCTGGGCGTGCATTGCTCGGCCAACGAGCGTCGCGCCGACGAAGCCTCGCGCGACGTCGAGGCGTGGCTCAAGTGCTACTTCATGCGCGACAAGCTCGGCAACGAGTTCTCGGGCACCGTCAGCGCCGTCACCTCGTTCGGCATCTTCGTGCAGCTCGACGAGTTGTACGTGGAAGGTCTGGTACACGTGACTGAGCTGGGCAGCGATTACTTCCAATACGACGAAGCGCGCAACGAGCTGCGCGGCGAGCGCACGGGCATCCGTTATCGCCTGACCGACCGCGTGCGCGTGCAGTTGCTGCGCGTCGATCTGGATGCCCGGAAGATGGATTTCCGGCTGATCCAGGAGCCGTCGACCAAGGCGCTGCGCCCGGCCAAGGTGACCGGCGCGCCCGAAGCCTCGGTGGCGCGTCAGCCTGCCGGGGCGACGCCGGCGCCGCCGGTTGGCCGCAAGAAGCCGCGCCAGTTGGCCGCATTGTTGGGCGGTACGGCCAAGCCGGAGGAGTCGTTCGACGAGACGCTCGATCGCGTCATCGAAGAGCAGCCGGTGTTCGAGCCGGGTAGCCGTGCACTGCCCCCGGGCCATGCCCACGCAAAGCCTGCGCGCAAGAAGCAGACGGCGCGTGGTACCAAGCCCAAGGGTGGCGCCAAGACCGCTGCGCCGCGCAAGGTGGCAGGCAAGGCCCCGCGCAAGACGAAGGGGCGTTAA
- the rpiA gene encoding ribose-5-phosphate isomerase RpiA encodes MTQDELKALVAQAAADYVLANVPEGAVLGVGTGSTANLFIDAMAPHKARFAGAVSSSEASTRRLQGHGFTVLDLNEVDAIPVYVDGADEIDASGAMIKGGGGALTREKIVASVAKVFVCIADGSKLVETMGAFPLPVEVVPMARAAVARQLAALGGQPRLRMTKEGQIYKTDNGNVIIDVVGLRIADPKGLESVVNEIPGVVTVGLFAKRGANVLLLGTEAGVQRRDF; translated from the coding sequence ATGACGCAGGATGAACTGAAGGCGCTGGTGGCACAAGCCGCCGCAGACTACGTATTGGCCAACGTGCCCGAGGGCGCTGTGCTGGGTGTCGGCACCGGCTCGACGGCCAACCTGTTCATCGACGCGATGGCGCCGCACAAGGCACGCTTCGCCGGCGCGGTGTCCAGCTCCGAGGCTTCGACACGCCGCCTGCAGGGCCACGGCTTTACGGTGCTCGATCTGAATGAGGTCGATGCTATTCCCGTGTACGTGGATGGCGCTGACGAGATCGACGCCTCCGGAGCCATGATCAAGGGCGGCGGCGGTGCGCTCACGCGTGAAAAGATTGTTGCCTCGGTGGCCAAAGTGTTCGTTTGCATCGCTGACGGCAGCAAGCTCGTTGAGACGATGGGTGCCTTCCCGCTGCCGGTGGAAGTGGTGCCCATGGCACGTGCGGCCGTGGCGCGCCAACTGGCTGCGCTGGGCGGTCAGCCGCGCCTGCGCATGACCAAGGAAGGCCAGATCTACAAGACCGATAACGGCAACGTGATCATCGATGTGGTGGGCCTGCGCATTGCCGATCCGAAGGGCCTGGAATCGGTGGTCAACGAGATTCCGGGCGTGGTGACGGTCGGCCTGTTTGCCAAGCGCGGCGCCAATGTGCTGCTGCTGGGGACCGAAGCGGGCGTGCAGCGTCGCGATTTCTGA
- the hflC gene encoding protease modulator HflC, protein MNRLISAFVALVIALAVFSSVVFVVDQRQYAVVFAFGEIKQVIKEPGLHFKLPPPLQNVVFMDKRLQTIDVAGADRFITAEKKNLLVDWFVKWRVSDPRLFYVSFKGDSRLAQDSMTQKINSIARDEFARRTVSDVVSTDREAVMQSILKGVQEYGKSVGMDIIDVRLKRVDLLASVTESVYRRMEAERKRVANELRSTGAAEGEKIRADADRQREVVLADAYRDAQKIKGEGDARAADIYAEAFGRDPQFAAFWRSMEAYRASFRDRKDVLVLQPNNDFFKYMRSPNGGNSAAAPAAQTGRHR, encoded by the coding sequence ATGAATCGTCTGATTTCTGCCTTCGTGGCGCTGGTCATTGCCCTGGCGGTGTTCTCGTCGGTGGTGTTCGTGGTGGATCAGCGGCAGTATGCCGTGGTGTTCGCCTTTGGTGAGATCAAGCAGGTTATCAAGGAGCCCGGGCTGCACTTCAAGCTCCCGCCACCTCTGCAGAATGTGGTGTTCATGGATAAGCGACTGCAGACCATCGATGTGGCCGGCGCCGATCGCTTCATTACGGCAGAGAAAAAGAACCTGCTGGTCGACTGGTTCGTGAAGTGGCGCGTGTCCGATCCGCGTCTGTTCTACGTGAGCTTCAAGGGCGATAGCCGCCTTGCGCAGGACAGCATGACGCAGAAGATCAACTCCATCGCCCGGGATGAGTTTGCGCGCCGCACGGTTTCCGACGTGGTATCGACGGATCGCGAAGCCGTGATGCAGAGCATCCTCAAGGGCGTACAGGAGTACGGCAAGTCGGTCGGCATGGACATCATCGACGTGCGCCTGAAGCGGGTGGATCTGCTGGCCAGCGTGACCGAATCGGTCTACCGTCGCATGGAAGCCGAGCGCAAGCGCGTGGCCAACGAGCTGCGTTCGACCGGGGCCGCAGAGGGTGAAAAAATCCGCGCCGATGCCGATCGTCAGCGCGAAGTTGTTCTGGCTGATGCCTACCGCGATGCGCAGAAGATCAAGGGTGAGGGCGATGCCCGCGCCGCTGACATTTATGCCGAAGCGTTCGGCCGCGATCCGCAGTTCGCTGCATTCTGGCGCTCCATGGAAGCTTATCGCGCATCGTTCCGTGATCGGAAGGACGTGCTGGTGCTGCAGCCGAACAACGATTTCTTCAAATACATGCGCAGCCCGAACGGCGGCAACTCCGCGGCGGCACCGGCTGCCCAGACCGGGCGCCATCGCTAG
- the rlmB gene encoding 23S rRNA (guanosine(2251)-2'-O)-methyltransferase RlmB: protein MSKSKLLIGFHAVTARLRHGAKSIDEIYFEANRRDRRMQDFLKAAEAAGVRLIPADADRLRGIAGTDRHQGVVAKAESLSLALNLDELLDGIEGTPLLLVLDGVTDPHNLGACLRVADAAGAHAVIAPKDRSVGINTTVAKVASGAAETVPYITVTNLARTLRELQERGVWVIGTADEAEQDLYQADFKGPTAIVMGAEGEGMRRLTRETCDALVSIPMAGSVESLNVSVASGVCLFEAVRQRAAAPAKK from the coding sequence ATGTCTAAATCCAAGCTCCTCATCGGCTTTCATGCCGTCACCGCCCGACTGCGCCACGGCGCCAAGTCGATCGACGAAATCTACTTCGAGGCCAACCGCCGCGACCGCCGCATGCAGGATTTCCTGAAAGCGGCGGAAGCAGCGGGCGTGCGCCTCATCCCCGCCGACGCTGACCGGCTGCGCGGCATTGCCGGTACCGACCGCCACCAGGGCGTGGTTGCCAAGGCAGAGTCGCTGTCGTTGGCGCTCAATCTTGATGAACTGCTCGACGGCATCGAAGGCACGCCGCTGCTGCTGGTGCTCGACGGGGTGACCGATCCGCACAACCTCGGTGCTTGCCTGCGCGTGGCGGATGCCGCTGGCGCGCACGCCGTGATCGCACCGAAGGACCGCAGCGTTGGGATCAACACGACGGTCGCCAAGGTCGCCAGCGGCGCGGCTGAAACCGTCCCGTATATCACCGTGACCAACCTGGCGCGCACGCTGCGTGAATTGCAGGAGCGCGGCGTGTGGGTGATCGGCACGGCTGACGAGGCCGAACAGGATCTCTACCAGGCAGACTTCAAGGGCCCCACCGCCATCGTGATGGGCGCCGAAGGCGAAGGCATGCGCCGCCTCACGCGTGAAACGTGCGACGCGCTGGTCAGCATTCCGATGGCGGGAAGCGTGGAAAGCCTGAACGTATCGGTGGCGAGTGGCGTGTGTCTGTTTGAAGCGGTACGCCAACGCGCGGCGGCACCTGCCAAGAAGTAA
- a CDS encoding ATP phosphoribosyltransferase regulatory subunit, with product MPTNWLLPESIADVLPSEARKIEELRRRMLDLFRTYGYELVMPPMLEYIESLLSGTGHDLDLKTFKLVDQLSGRTIGLRADITPQVARIDAHLLNRAGVTRLCYAGSVLHTRPSGFHVTREPLQIGAEIYGHAGLEADLEIQELMLAALSAAGLADVRLDLCHVGVVAALLEQSPIAARIQDELFTALAAKDVPALRAVTAELPAAQRDAINLLPALYGGAEVLDLARKQLPALPAIGRALDDLTTLAERARGATVNIDLADLRGYHYHSGVMFAAYVAGVPNAVARGGRYDKVGEAFGRARPATGFSLDLREVAGISPVEARAAAIHAPWSGDAKLRETIAALRAAGEIVIQSLPGHPEDLEEFAYDRQLVEEGGRWIVKPRNASI from the coding sequence ATGCCGACCAATTGGTTGCTGCCCGAATCCATTGCTGACGTGCTGCCTTCCGAGGCACGCAAGATTGAAGAGTTGCGTCGCCGCATGCTCGACCTGTTCCGCACCTACGGCTACGAACTCGTCATGCCGCCGATGCTGGAATACATCGAGTCGCTGCTGTCCGGCACGGGGCATGACCTCGATTTGAAGACGTTCAAGCTGGTCGACCAACTTTCCGGCCGCACCATCGGCCTGCGCGCCGACATCACACCGCAAGTCGCCCGCATCGATGCTCACTTGCTGAACCGCGCCGGCGTGACGCGCTTGTGCTACGCCGGTTCGGTACTGCATACCCGTCCGAGTGGATTCCACGTCACGCGAGAGCCGCTGCAGATCGGCGCCGAAATCTATGGCCATGCCGGCCTGGAAGCCGATCTCGAAATTCAGGAATTGATGCTTGCTGCCTTGTCGGCGGCGGGTTTGGCAGATGTGCGCCTGGATCTCTGTCACGTTGGCGTGGTAGCGGCGTTGCTGGAGCAGTCGCCGATAGCCGCGCGCATTCAAGACGAGCTTTTCACTGCACTGGCCGCTAAGGACGTACCGGCTCTGCGTGCCGTCACGGCGGAGCTTCCGGCGGCTCAGCGCGACGCCATCAATCTGCTGCCAGCGCTGTATGGCGGCGCCGAAGTGCTCGATCTCGCGCGCAAGCAGTTGCCGGCGTTGCCCGCGATCGGCCGCGCCCTGGACGACTTGACTACGCTGGCCGAGCGTGCCCGCGGTGCGACCGTGAACATCGATCTGGCCGATCTGCGTGGCTACCACTACCACAGCGGTGTAATGTTTGCTGCCTATGTAGCCGGTGTGCCGAATGCCGTGGCGCGCGGCGGCCGGTATGACAAGGTCGGGGAGGCGTTTGGCCGCGCCCGGCCGGCGACAGGCTTTTCACTGGACCTGCGCGAAGTCGCCGGTATCTCACCGGTTGAGGCGCGCGCTGCCGCCATCCATGCGCCATGGTCGGGCGATGCCAAGCTGCGCGAGACCATTGCCGCGCTGCGCGCCGCCGGCGAGATTGTTATCCAGTCCCTGCCAGGCCACCCGGAAGATCTGGAGGAGTTCGCCTACGACCGGCAACTCGTCGAAGAGGGCGGTCGTTGGATCGTCAAGCCCCGCAACGCTTCGATCTGA